In Acidimicrobiia bacterium, a single window of DNA contains:
- a CDS encoding DHA2 family efflux MFS transporter permease subunit, which translates to MNPPLTPPAGAPAGAPIGAPVGAPIGVDYARKWHVMAAIGAGVLLATIDGSIVNIALPTIRQELGASLPVVQWVAVGYLLTLATLTLGVGRWGDIVGKKKIYTAGFVLFTVASVLCGLAPSIELLIAFRVVQAVGAAMTLALGAAILTEAFPPEERGKALGLIGTFVSAGVITGPVVGGLLIATFDWRAIFFVNLPVGVIGTLLAVRHVPATPPSGGQRFDVLGALSLSAVLLCISLGVTAGQTAGYGSPAILGLFAAAILAGVAFVVVERRAKSPMVQLGLLRNPVLTVSIVSGYLVFVSIAAMFFLLPFYLEGVLGYDTRKTGLALAIAPLVLGAVSPAAGALSDRLGVRRITLTGLVVLGFSTLGFVTFGTDTTFLHFAAVAVPLGLGVGVFQSPNNSAIMGSVPREYGGVGGGLLTMTRLLGQITGVAVMGSLWASRVAARAGGALGGDAASAPPDVQVAGLHDTVLVMVAVVACAVVVGWWGMRRERVDRADLGSVKL; encoded by the coding sequence GTGAATCCACCACTGACGCCCCCGGCAGGCGCACCGGCAGGCGCACCGATAGGCGCACCGGTAGGCGCACCGATAGGCGTCGACTACGCCAGGAAGTGGCACGTGATGGCGGCGATCGGGGCGGGAGTCCTCCTCGCCACCATCGACGGCTCCATCGTGAACATCGCGCTTCCGACGATTCGCCAGGAGCTCGGCGCTTCCCTGCCCGTCGTCCAATGGGTGGCCGTCGGGTACCTGCTCACGCTGGCGACGCTCACGCTCGGCGTCGGGCGCTGGGGCGACATCGTCGGCAAGAAGAAGATCTACACGGCCGGGTTCGTGCTCTTCACTGTGGCTTCGGTGCTGTGCGGGCTGGCGCCATCGATCGAGCTGCTCATCGCCTTCCGCGTCGTCCAGGCGGTCGGCGCCGCCATGACCCTCGCACTCGGCGCGGCCATCCTCACCGAGGCTTTCCCGCCCGAGGAGCGGGGGAAGGCGCTCGGCCTCATCGGCACATTCGTCTCGGCGGGCGTGATCACAGGCCCCGTCGTCGGCGGTCTCCTCATCGCGACGTTCGACTGGCGAGCGATCTTCTTCGTGAACCTGCCGGTCGGCGTGATCGGGACACTGCTCGCCGTTCGCCACGTCCCGGCGACTCCTCCGAGCGGGGGCCAGCGGTTTGACGTGCTCGGGGCGCTCTCGCTGAGCGCAGTGCTCCTCTGCATCTCGCTTGGGGTGACGGCGGGCCAGACAGCCGGTTACGGGTCGCCTGCGATCCTCGGGCTCTTCGCAGCGGCGATCCTCGCCGGGGTGGCCTTCGTCGTCGTCGAGCGGAGGGCAAAGTCGCCCATGGTGCAACTCGGCCTCCTCCGGAACCCGGTGCTCACCGTCAGCATCGTCTCCGGGTATCTGGTCTTCGTGAGCATCGCGGCGATGTTCTTCCTGCTGCCGTTCTACCTCGAGGGGGTGCTCGGATACGACACCCGCAAGACCGGACTCGCCCTCGCCATCGCCCCACTCGTCCTCGGCGCAGTCTCGCCGGCGGCGGGAGCTCTCTCCGACCGGCTCGGGGTGCGGAGGATCACGCTGACCGGACTCGTCGTGCTCGGATTCTCGACACTGGGGTTCGTCACCTTCGGGACCGACACGACTTTCCTCCACTTCGCCGCCGTCGCGGTACCGCTCGGCCTCGGCGTCGGAGTGTTCCAGTCCCCGAACAACAGTGCGATCATGGGATCGGTGCCGCGCGAGTACGGCGGTGTCGGTGGCGGCCTCCTGACGATGACGCGGCTGCTGGGTCAGATCACCGGCGTTGCGGTCATGGGCTCGCTGTGGGCTTCGAGGGTGGCGGCGAGGGCAGGCGGAGCCCTTGGAGGAGACGCCGCGTCAGCACCCCCGGACGTCCAGGTCGCCGGGCTCCACGACACCGTTCTCGTGATGGTCGCCGTGGTGGCGTGCGCCGTCGTCGTCGGGTGGTGGGGGATGCGCAGGGAGCGGGTTGATCGAGCCGACTTGGGCTCGGTCAAGCTCTAG
- a CDS encoding WhiB family transcriptional regulator, whose translation MFSQLLEVLSSADLAWQDLANCRGADPDLFFPERGASTRTAKSICRECSVRAECLEFAIVSSEKFGIWGGLSERERRKIRRERAIAAAARRVG comes from the coding sequence GTGTTCAGCCAATTGCTCGAAGTGCTGTCGAGCGCGGACCTGGCGTGGCAAGACCTCGCGAATTGCCGTGGCGCAGATCCCGATCTCTTCTTCCCGGAACGTGGGGCCTCCACACGAACTGCGAAGTCCATCTGCCGGGAGTGCTCGGTTCGAGCCGAATGCCTCGAGTTCGCCATCGTGAGCAGTGAGAAGTTCGGCATCTGGGGCGGGCTCTCGGAGCGGGAGCGCCGCAAGATCCGGCGCGAGAGGGCGATCGCGGCCGCGGCGCGCCGCGTCGGCTGA
- a CDS encoding succinate dehydrogenase cytochrome b subunit translates to MTATESRPASTRRRAPWIVELYRTDVGKKYAMAVSGVLGLMFLVAHMVGNLHAFEGMEQLNAYGEGLRDIGEPLFPRTLILWVFLRIPLILALVVHVHAAWALTRTNQRARGSERYTGERDYLAANYASRTMRWSGVIVLLFLAWHLADLTWGVSAVNPGFERGDVYGNLVASLERWWVALIYVVAQAALALHVWHGAWSMFQSLGINNERFNRFRRTLATALTILIIAGFVAIPVAVQIGVMT, encoded by the coding sequence GTGACGGCAACCGAGTCGCGGCCGGCGTCGACACGTCGACGCGCCCCGTGGATCGTGGAGCTGTACCGCACGGACGTCGGCAAGAAGTACGCCATGGCCGTGTCCGGCGTCCTCGGCCTCATGTTCCTGGTGGCCCACATGGTCGGGAACCTCCACGCCTTCGAGGGCATGGAGCAACTCAACGCATACGGGGAGGGCCTGCGCGACATAGGAGAGCCGCTCTTTCCGAGGACGCTCATCCTCTGGGTCTTCCTCCGGATCCCGCTGATCCTGGCGCTCGTCGTCCACGTGCACGCTGCCTGGGCACTCACCAGGACGAACCAAAGGGCTCGAGGATCCGAGCGCTACACGGGAGAGCGCGACTACCTCGCCGCCAACTACGCCTCGAGGACGATGCGGTGGAGCGGTGTCATCGTGCTGCTCTTCCTGGCGTGGCACCTCGCCGATCTCACGTGGGGTGTCTCGGCGGTGAACCCGGGATTCGAGCGAGGAGACGTGTACGGGAACCTCGTGGCGTCCCTGGAGCGCTGGTGGGTGGCGCTCATCTACGTCGTCGCGCAGGCGGCGCTGGCCCTCCACGTGTGGCACGGCGCGTGGAGCATGTTCCAGAGCCTCGGGATCAACAACGAGCGCTTCAACCGCTTCAGGCGCACGTTGGCGACTGCGCTCACGATCCTCATCATCGCCGGGTTCGTCGCCATCCCGGTCGCCGTCCAGATCGGTGTCATGACGTGA
- a CDS encoding fumarate reductase/succinate dehydrogenase flavoprotein subunit — translation MTIDAKVPSGPIAEKWDNHRFAIRLVNPANKRKYDIIVVGTGLAGASAAATLAELGYNVKAFTFHDSARRAHSIAAQGGINAAKNYRNDGDSIFRLFYDTVKGGDFRSREANVYRLAQVANEIIDQATAQGVPFAREYGGLLDNRSFGGAQVSRTFYARGQTGQQLLLGAYQALARQVKLGTVELHHRTEMLDVVVHDGRAAGIVTRDLVTGEVRSHSAHAVVLATGGYANVYFLSTNAMASNVTAAWRAHRRGALFANPCYTQIHPTCIPASDEFQSKLTLMSESLRNDGRIWVPMDRGDARSAGDIPEGDRDYYLERVYPAFGNLVPRDVASRAAMRMIDENRGVGPLANGVYLDFADAIARLGRATIEERYGNLFEIYNRITDEDPYRVPMRIYPAPHYTMGGLWVDYNLMTTIPGLYSIGEANFSDHGANRLGASALMQGLADGYFVLPYTIGDYLADFLNVAPLPTDHEAFGEAEAAITSGIDRFLATKGTRSVDWFHRELGKIMIEHCGMARSREGLEKALSEIPALRAEFDRDVRVLGTGDTLNQSLEKAGRVADFFELAELMCRDALDREESCGGHFRVEHQTPEGEAMRDDDRFSHVSAWEWTGTGSPAVKHREELNFEYVKLAQRSYK, via the coding sequence GTGACGATCGATGCCAAAGTCCCGTCGGGGCCCATCGCAGAGAAGTGGGACAACCACCGATTCGCCATCCGGCTCGTGAACCCGGCCAACAAGCGCAAGTACGACATCATCGTCGTCGGAACAGGGCTGGCAGGCGCCTCCGCTGCCGCAACCCTCGCCGAGCTCGGTTACAACGTGAAGGCGTTCACCTTCCACGACTCGGCGCGGCGGGCTCACTCGATCGCCGCCCAGGGCGGCATCAACGCTGCGAAGAACTACCGCAACGACGGGGACAGCATCTTCCGGCTCTTCTACGACACCGTGAAGGGCGGCGACTTCCGATCCAGGGAGGCCAACGTATATCGCCTCGCCCAGGTGGCCAATGAGATCATCGACCAGGCGACGGCCCAGGGCGTGCCTTTCGCACGCGAGTACGGCGGCCTCCTCGACAACCGCTCGTTCGGTGGCGCCCAGGTGAGCCGCACGTTCTACGCGCGGGGCCAGACGGGTCAGCAACTTCTGCTCGGCGCCTATCAAGCCCTCGCCAGGCAGGTCAAGCTCGGAACGGTGGAGCTGCACCACCGCACCGAGATGCTGGACGTCGTCGTCCACGATGGACGAGCGGCCGGGATCGTGACGAGGGACCTCGTGACGGGCGAGGTCCGCTCCCACTCGGCGCATGCAGTGGTCCTGGCGACCGGTGGATACGCCAACGTGTACTTCTTGTCGACGAACGCCATGGCGTCCAACGTCACGGCGGCATGGAGAGCCCATCGTCGAGGGGCCTTGTTCGCCAATCCTTGCTACACGCAGATCCACCCCACGTGCATCCCCGCCAGCGACGAGTTCCAGTCGAAGTTGACGCTGATGTCCGAGTCCCTCCGCAACGACGGGCGCATCTGGGTGCCGATGGACCGGGGAGACGCCAGGAGCGCCGGCGACATCCCGGAGGGGGATCGGGACTACTACCTCGAGAGGGTCTACCCGGCGTTCGGCAACCTCGTTCCACGCGATGTCGCGTCGCGGGCCGCCATGCGAATGATCGACGAGAACCGCGGCGTCGGACCGCTCGCCAACGGCGTCTACCTCGATTTCGCGGACGCCATCGCCCGGTTGGGACGCGCCACGATCGAGGAGCGGTACGGCAACCTGTTCGAGATCTACAACCGCATCACCGACGAGGACCCCTACCGGGTGCCGATGCGCATCTACCCCGCCCCTCACTACACGATGGGCGGGCTGTGGGTCGACTACAACCTCATGACGACGATTCCCGGCCTCTATTCGATCGGCGAGGCCAACTTCTCCGACCACGGAGCCAACCGGCTCGGAGCGAGCGCCCTCATGCAGGGTCTCGCCGATGGCTATTTCGTGTTGCCGTACACGATCGGCGACTATCTCGCCGATTTCCTCAACGTGGCGCCGCTGCCGACCGACCACGAGGCCTTCGGCGAGGCGGAGGCGGCCATCACGAGCGGAATCGACCGATTCCTCGCCACGAAGGGCACCCGCTCCGTCGACTGGTTCCATCGCGAGCTCGGCAAGATCATGATCGAGCATTGCGGGATGGCCAGGAGCAGGGAGGGGCTCGAGAAGGCACTCAGCGAGATCCCCGCCCTCCGGGCCGAGTTCGACAGGGACGTCCGGGTGCTCGGTACGGGCGATACCCTCAACCAGTCACTCGAGAAGGCGGGGCGAGTCGCAGATTTCTTCGAGCTCGCCGAGCTCATGTGTCGGGACGCGCTCGACCGCGAGGAGAGCTGCGGAGGGCATTTCCGGGTCGAGCACCAGACACCCGAAGGCGAGGCGATGCGGGACGACGACCGTTTCAGCCATGTGTCCGCTTGGGAGTGGACCGGCACGGGTTCGCCCGCCGTGAAGCATCGGGAGGAGCTCAACTTCGAATACGTGAAACTGGCGCAGAGGAGCTACAAGTGA
- a CDS encoding succinate dehydrogenase/fumarate reductase iron-sulfur subunit: MDLTLRVWRQPAPGTPGAFREYPANGISPEASFLEMLDIVNERLIESGEEPIAFDHDCREGICGSCGLMINGQAHGSQLGTATCQLHMRKFRDGDVVTIEPWRAAAFPVIRDLVVDRSAFDRIIEAGGYITVTTGSAPDANLIPVPKEAAEAAMDAAACIGCGACVAACPNSAAQLFTAAKLAHLNLLPHGQPERDRRTIGMVETMETYFGSCTNHGECETACPKGISIDNIAIMNRDYLRAKLDDRRLAGRT, encoded by the coding sequence ATGGATCTGACTCTGCGGGTGTGGCGCCAGCCGGCACCTGGCACGCCGGGAGCGTTCCGGGAGTACCCGGCGAACGGCATCAGCCCCGAAGCGTCGTTCCTCGAGATGCTCGACATCGTCAACGAGCGGCTCATCGAGTCCGGCGAGGAGCCGATCGCCTTCGACCACGACTGCCGCGAGGGTATCTGTGGCTCATGCGGTCTGATGATCAATGGACAGGCACACGGTTCGCAGCTCGGGACGGCGACGTGCCAGCTCCACATGCGCAAGTTCCGCGACGGCGACGTCGTCACGATCGAGCCTTGGCGAGCGGCGGCTTTCCCGGTCATCCGTGACCTCGTCGTCGACAGGTCCGCGTTCGACCGGATCATCGAAGCGGGCGGCTACATCACGGTCACCACCGGCTCGGCGCCCGACGCCAACCTGATCCCCGTGCCGAAGGAGGCGGCCGAGGCCGCCATGGACGCGGCGGCGTGCATCGGCTGCGGAGCATGCGTCGCGGCGTGCCCGAACAGTGCAGCCCAGCTCTTCACCGCGGCCAAGCTCGCCCACCTCAACCTCCTGCCGCACGGTCAGCCGGAGCGCGACCGGAGGACGATCGGGATGGTTGAGACGATGGAGACGTACTTCGGGTCTTGCACGAATCACGGGGAGTGCGAGACGGCATGCCCGAAGGGCATCAGCATCGACAACATCGCCATCATGAACCGCGACTACCTGCGCGCCAAGCTCGACGATCGCCGCCTGGCCGGGCGCACCTGA
- a CDS encoding SCP2 sterol-binding domain-containing protein, whose product MSVKFLSDEYIAAGTDALHGHADFMEAAGGVDLTVQFMVTGGPDGEVTYHLDTTGGATGLVPGPHAQPDVTITSGYDTAVSLSKGDLNTQMAFMTGKIKVAGNMAVLLLNQTLINEFARALGSIDVEY is encoded by the coding sequence ATGAGCGTCAAGTTCCTGTCCGACGAGTACATCGCAGCTGGGACGGACGCGCTGCACGGCCATGCCGACTTCATGGAGGCGGCCGGCGGCGTCGACTTGACGGTCCAGTTCATGGTCACGGGAGGACCAGACGGCGAAGTGACGTACCACCTCGACACCACGGGAGGGGCGACCGGCCTCGTCCCCGGGCCCCACGCCCAGCCGGACGTCACGATCACGTCGGGTTACGACACTGCCGTCTCACTGTCCAAGGGTGATCTGAACACCCAGATGGCGTTCATGACGGGCAAGATCAAGGTCGCAGGAAACATGGCCGTGCTGCTCTTGAACCAGACGCTCATCAACGAGTTCGCCCGGGCCCTCGGCAGCATCGACGTCGAGTACTGA
- a CDS encoding HU family DNA-binding protein yields the protein MNKGELIDKVAAATDESKSTVGDVIDATLDAITGALKVGDKVTFTGFGTFERRYRKARVGRNPQTGAEVPIPAANVPAFKAGKGLKESVR from the coding sequence GTGAACAAGGGCGAATTGATCGACAAGGTGGCAGCTGCCACCGACGAGTCGAAGAGCACGGTCGGCGACGTCATCGACGCGACGCTCGACGCGATCACCGGTGCGCTCAAGGTGGGCGACAAGGTCACCTTCACCGGGTTCGGGACGTTCGAGCGGCGCTATCGGAAGGCTCGCGTCGGCCGGAACCCGCAGACCGGGGCCGAGGTACCGATCCCGGCGGCAAATGTGCCGGCCTTCAAGGCGGGCAAAGGCCTCAAGGAGTCCGTCAGGTAG
- the mdh gene encoding malate dehydrogenase has product MTKVTVVGAGKYGSTTVQRLAEADVADEIVMTDIVEGLPQGLALDMNQSRPVVGYRTLVTGTNDYADTEGSDVVVITAGLPRKPGMSRMDLLEVNAKIVKGVTEAIVPGSPEAVIIVVTNPLDQMTTLTAEVSGFPKERVIGQAGMLDSARFMHFIAEATGADILDVKAVTLGSHGPTMVPVPSLCSVAGKPLTDVLDQETIAGLVQRTRDGGAEIVGLLKTASAYFAPSAAAAAMVEAVLRDSGAEMPVCAWVTGQYGISDVYLGVMARIGAGGVTQVVEVDLTEAEKAALAEAAEAVKAVVADLDDLEI; this is encoded by the coding sequence ATGACCAAGGTGACCGTCGTCGGGGCCGGCAAGTACGGGTCGACGACCGTGCAGCGACTCGCCGAGGCGGACGTCGCCGACGAAATCGTGATGACCGACATCGTCGAGGGTCTGCCGCAGGGCCTGGCGCTCGACATGAACCAGTCCCGCCCGGTCGTCGGGTACCGCACCCTCGTCACGGGAACGAACGACTACGCCGACACCGAGGGCAGCGACGTCGTCGTCATCACCGCCGGGCTGCCGCGCAAGCCCGGCATGAGCCGGATGGACCTCCTCGAGGTGAACGCCAAGATCGTCAAGGGGGTCACCGAAGCGATCGTCCCCGGATCACCCGAAGCGGTGATCATCGTCGTCACGAACCCGCTCGATCAGATGACGACGCTGACCGCCGAGGTGAGCGGGTTTCCGAAGGAGCGGGTCATCGGCCAGGCAGGCATGCTCGACAGCGCCCGCTTCATGCACTTCATCGCCGAGGCCACCGGCGCCGACATCCTCGACGTCAAGGCAGTCACCCTCGGCAGCCATGGGCCGACGATGGTCCCGGTGCCGTCGCTCTGCAGCGTCGCAGGCAAGCCGCTGACCGACGTCCTGGACCAGGAGACGATCGCCGGCCTCGTGCAGCGAACGCGCGACGGGGGAGCCGAGATCGTCGGTTTGCTGAAGACGGCCAGCGCCTACTTCGCCCCGTCGGCCGCCGCGGCGGCGATGGTCGAGGCCGTCCTCCGCGACTCCGGTGCCGAGATGCCGGTGTGCGCTTGGGTGACGGGCCAGTACGGCATCTCCGACGTGTACTTGGGCGTCATGGCACGGATCGGTGCGGGTGGCGTCACACAGGTCGTGGAGGTCGACCTCACCGAAGCCGAGAAGGCAGCCCTGGCAGAGGCCGCCGAAGCCGTCAAGGCCGTCGTGGCAGACCTGGACGACCTCGAGATCTGA
- the icd gene encoding NADP-dependent isocitrate dehydrogenase yields MATPITMGPDGLVVPDDPIVPFIEGDGIGPDIWRASKAVLDAAVAKAYGGRRSIAWMEVLAGQKAFDATGEWLPDATLEAFSTYLVGIKGPLTTPVGGGIRSLNVALRQVLDLYVTFRPVRWYKGVPSPVKHPELVDMVIFREATEDVYAGKELEAGSAGALQLLDFLKVQYDWDFKRDSGLGIKPLSESGSKRLIRAAIEYAVEHGRKSVTLVHKGNIMKFTEGAFRNWGYELTRDEFSEVAVSWDDCQGEPGDKVLVKDVIADAFLQQILTRPAEYDVIATMNLNGDYISDALAAQVGGIGIAPGGNINYVTGHAIFEATHGTAPKYSGLDKVNPGSLTLSGEIMLRYMGWTEAADLVVRGVEGAISDRIVTYDFARLMDDATEVKTSEFGRAVVDHM; encoded by the coding sequence ATGGCGACGCCGATCACGATGGGGCCGGACGGGCTCGTGGTACCCGACGATCCGATCGTCCCGTTCATCGAGGGCGACGGCATCGGCCCCGACATCTGGCGCGCCTCGAAAGCGGTGCTCGACGCTGCCGTTGCGAAGGCATACGGCGGGAGGCGATCCATCGCCTGGATGGAGGTCCTCGCCGGCCAAAAGGCCTTCGATGCGACCGGTGAATGGCTGCCGGACGCAACCCTCGAAGCCTTCAGCACCTACCTCGTCGGCATCAAGGGCCCGCTGACCACGCCGGTCGGCGGAGGCATCCGCAGCCTCAACGTGGCGCTGCGCCAGGTACTCGACCTCTACGTCACGTTTCGCCCAGTCCGTTGGTACAAGGGCGTGCCCTCGCCGGTGAAGCACCCCGAGCTGGTGGACATGGTGATCTTCCGTGAAGCGACCGAGGACGTGTACGCAGGCAAGGAGCTCGAAGCCGGCTCGGCGGGCGCTCTGCAGCTCCTCGACTTCCTGAAGGTGCAGTACGACTGGGACTTCAAGCGCGACTCGGGTCTCGGGATCAAGCCGCTGTCCGAGAGCGGCTCCAAACGGCTCATCCGTGCCGCCATCGAGTACGCCGTCGAGCACGGCCGCAAGTCTGTGACGCTCGTCCACAAGGGCAACATCATGAAGTTCACCGAGGGCGCCTTCCGAAACTGGGGCTACGAGCTGACCCGCGACGAGTTCTCGGAGGTGGCCGTCTCGTGGGACGATTGCCAGGGCGAGCCGGGGGACAAGGTCCTCGTCAAGGACGTCATCGCAGACGCCTTCCTCCAGCAGATCCTCACCAGGCCGGCCGAGTACGATGTTATCGCCACGATGAACCTCAACGGCGACTACATCTCGGATGCGCTCGCCGCCCAGGTCGGCGGCATCGGGATCGCCCCCGGCGGCAACATCAACTACGTCACGGGCCACGCCATATTCGAGGCGACCCACGGCACGGCCCCGAAGTACTCCGGACTCGACAAGGTCAATCCGGGATCGCTGACGTTGTCCGGCGAGATCATGCTGCGCTACATGGGCTGGACCGAGGCAGCCGACCTGGTCGTCAGGGGCGTGGAGGGCGCAATCTCCGACCGCATCGTCACCTACGACTTCGCCCGGCTGATGGACGACGCCACCGAGGTGAAGACGAGCGAGTTCGGCCGGGCAGTCGTCGATCACATGTGA
- the folD gene encoding bifunctional methylenetetrahydrofolate dehydrogenase/methenyltetrahydrofolate cyclohydrolase FolD: MSARILSGKEVALAVRADIADRVSALGSRGKSVGLATVMVGDDPASAVYVRNKHRAAEAAGMLSFDHHLPPTASQDEVEELIRHLNADEAVDGMIVQLPLPPGLDGNRAVETLAPSKDADGLHPYNLGMLLLDRPGPLPATPRGVMRILEHYEIPTSGKLAVVVGRSFLVGRPLALLLGAKGADATVVQAHSRTPELATLTKMADILVVAIGRPRFLGADHIKPGATVVDVGVNRTSEGLVGDCAYDEVAEVAGAITPVPGGVGPMTIASLLANTVAAAERTAGAG; this comes from the coding sequence TTGAGCGCACGCATTCTGTCCGGCAAGGAGGTGGCCCTCGCCGTGCGCGCCGACATCGCCGACCGGGTGTCAGCTCTGGGGTCGCGCGGGAAGTCGGTCGGGCTGGCGACCGTCATGGTCGGTGATGATCCCGCCTCGGCGGTCTACGTGCGCAACAAGCACCGGGCAGCAGAGGCCGCCGGGATGCTCTCGTTCGACCACCACCTGCCCCCGACCGCTTCACAGGATGAGGTCGAGGAGCTCATACGCCACCTGAACGCCGACGAGGCCGTCGACGGGATGATCGTTCAGCTCCCGCTGCCTCCCGGGCTCGACGGCAACCGCGCCGTGGAGACCCTCGCCCCATCGAAGGACGCCGACGGGCTGCACCCGTACAACCTCGGCATGCTCCTCCTCGATCGGCCGGGCCCGCTCCCCGCCACTCCCCGCGGCGTGATGCGGATCCTGGAGCACTACGAGATCCCGACGAGCGGCAAGCTCGCCGTCGTCGTCGGCAGATCGTTCCTGGTCGGCAGGCCCCTCGCTCTCCTCCTCGGCGCCAAGGGGGCAGATGCCACGGTCGTCCAGGCGCATTCCAGGACACCCGAGCTCGCCACACTCACGAAGATGGCCGACATCCTGGTGGTCGCCATTGGACGACCGCGTTTCCTCGGCGCAGATCACATCAAGCCGGGGGCCACCGTCGTCGACGTCGGCGTCAACCGAACCAGCGAGGGCCTCGTCGGAGACTGCGCATACGACGAGGTCGCCGAAGTCGCCGGGGCGATCACACCCGTGCCAGGAGGTGTCGGGCCGATGACGATCGCGTCGCTCCTCGCCAACACCGTCGCCGCCGCAGAGCGAACGGCAGGCGCCGGATGA
- the purH gene encoding bifunctional phosphoribosylaminoimidazolecarboxamide formyltransferase/IMP cyclohydrolase, with amino-acid sequence MGDGVTSRRPVRRALVSVWDKHGLEALASSLVAAGVVLVASGGTAEALESWGLPVTKVSDVTGAPEILGGRVKTLHPKIHGGILAKRDDPAHVADLEAAEIVPIDLVVCNLYPFEVTVSRPDVTRAEAIEQIDIGGPAMIRAAAKNHEYVGVVTDQTQYEQVAAEVAGGGLTSETRASLARAAFSRTSAYDAAIVQWLSRGEVLPESLVLPMERYATLRYGENPHQRAAIYRTRGGDSWWTLVRQVQGKEMSFNNYADTEAAWALVNALGEPACVIVKHTNPCGVAVAGTLDEAVEKAWQCDPVSAFGGVVAVNRPLDGTAAQALAGRFVEVVIAPAADASALDAMAGKESLRLLEAPLPSPGEYEVRHVERGLLIQERDDVGLELAGRLPETWEVVTTRTPSPGEVADLTLAWIVAAHTKSNAIVIASGGSAVGIGAGDQSRVGAAERALSRAGDRADGAVAASDAFLPFRDGLDRLAEAGVTALAQPGGSRRDAEVIAAADEHAMAMVFTHRRHFRH; translated from the coding sequence ATGGGAGACGGCGTGACGAGTCGCCGTCCGGTGCGCCGGGCGCTCGTCTCGGTTTGGGACAAGCACGGCCTGGAAGCCTTGGCGTCGAGCCTCGTCGCCGCCGGAGTCGTGCTCGTGGCGTCTGGCGGAACGGCTGAAGCGCTCGAGTCGTGGGGCCTGCCGGTGACCAAGGTGTCGGACGTGACCGGTGCGCCGGAGATCCTCGGCGGCAGGGTGAAGACGCTCCATCCGAAGATCCATGGCGGCATCCTCGCCAAGCGCGACGATCCAGCGCACGTCGCCGACCTCGAAGCCGCCGAGATCGTCCCGATCGACCTCGTGGTGTGCAATCTCTACCCCTTCGAGGTCACGGTCTCTCGACCGGACGTCACCCGCGCCGAGGCGATCGAGCAGATCGACATCGGAGGGCCCGCCATGATCCGGGCCGCCGCCAAGAACCACGAGTACGTCGGGGTCGTCACCGACCAGACCCAGTACGAGCAGGTCGCAGCCGAGGTGGCTGGTGGCGGGCTCACCAGCGAGACCAGGGCGTCGCTCGCCAGGGCCGCCTTCAGTCGAACGTCGGCCTATGACGCAGCGATCGTGCAGTGGCTCTCGAGAGGCGAGGTGCTCCCGGAGTCGCTGGTGCTGCCAATGGAGCGGTACGCCACCCTCCGGTACGGCGAGAATCCTCACCAGAGGGCGGCGATCTACCGAACGAGGGGAGGCGACTCGTGGTGGACGCTCGTTCGCCAGGTGCAGGGCAAGGAGATGTCGTTCAACAACTACGCAGACACCGAGGCGGCGTGGGCGCTCGTCAACGCCCTCGGCGAGCCGGCTTGCGTCATCGTCAAGCACACCAACCCGTGCGGCGTGGCGGTGGCGGGCACGCTCGATGAGGCGGTCGAGAAAGCGTGGCAGTGTGACCCGGTCTCGGCGTTCGGCGGTGTGGTCGCCGTCAACCGCCCGCTCGACGGCACTGCCGCCCAGGCACTCGCCGGGAGGTTCGTCGAGGTCGTGATCGCACCGGCCGCCGACGCCTCGGCGCTCGACGCCATGGCAGGCAAGGAGAGCCTCCGCCTCCTCGAGGCTCCTCTGCCGTCGCCCGGTGAGTACGAGGTGAGGCACGTCGAGCGCGGCCTGCTCATCCAGGAGCGCGACGACGTCGGCTTGGAGCTCGCAGGCCGGCTTCCCGAGACTTGGGAGGTGGTCACCACGAGAACGCCGTCCCCCGGAGAGGTGGCCGACCTGACGCTTGCGTGGATCGTTGCCGCCCACACCAAGTCGAACGCCATCGTCATCGCATCGGGCGGATCGGCTGTCGGCATCGGAGCCGGCGACCAGAGCCGGGTCGGCGCCGCCGAGCGGGCGCTGTCACGTGCCGGCGACCGTGCCGACGGTGCCGTGGCGGCGAGCGACGCCTTCCTCCCGTTCCGGGACGGGCTCGATCGACTCGCCGAGGCGGGCGTGACCGCCCTGGCGCAGCCCGGTGGGTCGCGCCGCGACGCCGAGGTCATCGCGGCTGCAGACGAGCATGCGATGGCGATGGTGTTCACGCACAGGAGGCATTTCAGGCATTGA